The proteins below come from a single Panulirus ornatus isolate Po-2019 chromosome 50, ASM3632096v1, whole genome shotgun sequence genomic window:
- the LOC139764689 gene encoding uncharacterized protein, whose translation MWSAVALVFAMVLAAGGQEIAPTHVLTAEQQQRTKPPTEVVRPQYVQTLYKATDYSVAVNTLIPFWPTYEVEHRNTSYSTVNNQTISTSTAEFSTVMNSTVWYYDSMTSNTSVAPTTFQTMEFQHQTVLYTDRTQNITHTQIQNNSLPFL comes from the exons ATGTGGTCGGCTGTGGCTTTGGTGTTCGCGATGGTGCTGGCAGCGGGCGGGCAAGAGATAGCCCCAACCCACGTGCTGACGGCCGAACAACAACAGAGGACCAAGCCGCCCACGGAAGTGGTCCGTCCACAGTACGTCCAGACCCTGTACAAAGCCACGGATTATTCG GTCGCAGTGAACACCTTGATCCCGTTCTGGCCAACGTACGAAGTGGAGCACCGAAACACGAGCTACTCCACCGTGAACAACCAGACCATCTCCACCTCCACGGCCGAGTTCTCCACCGTGATGAACTCCACAGTGTGGTACTACGACAGCATGACCTCCAACACCTCCGTGGCCCCCACCACCTTCCAGACCATGGAATTCCAGCACCAGACCGTCCTGTACACAGACAGGACCCagaacatcacacacactcagataCAGAACAACAGTCTGCCCTTCCTCTGA